A stretch of DNA from Terriglobales bacterium:
TCCAAGCTGCTCTTCCTCATCCAGGCGCCGGCGCAGCGCCTGGTGACGGTGATGAACGCGGTGGGCCGCGACGTCGCGGTCGTGCTCAACCAGGGCGTGGAGAAGAAGAAGTTCCGCGAGGCCTAGCGGCCTCGCCTCGGGTGATCGCCGCGATCGGGTGATCGGGTGATCCAGAGACCGAAAGAGTTCAGCCAGCGCGGGCGTGCTGACGTGCTGGTGAAGGGTTTGGTGATCGGTTGTCAGGGGTTGCGGCCCCGGTTGTCTGGCCGGGAAGCCCGCACTGGAAACCTGGGAACTGGTGCCAGGGCAGCACAATCGATACCTCAGAGTGGAGAACTGACATGGCGGATCTGCAGCAGTTGGAAGAGCAAATCGTAGGCCTGTCGCTGCTGGATGCGGCGCAGCTGGTGAAGCGGCTGGAGGAGCGCTTGGGCGTCTCCGCGGCCGCGGCGGCCCCGGTGGTCGTGGCCGGCGGCGCGGCGGCGGCGGGCGCGCCCGCGGCCGAGGAGAAGACGGAGTTCACCGTCGTCCTCAAAGAGGTGGGCGCCAACAAGATCAACGTGATCAAGGCCGTCCGCGAGGTCACCAGCCTGGGCCTGAAAGAGGCCAAGGACCTGGTCGACGGCGCCCCCAAGACCGTGAAGGAGGGCGTCAACAAGGAAGAGGCCGAGAACATCAAGAAGAAGTTCGCCGAGGCCGGCGCCACCGTGGAAGTGAAGTAGGCGGCGCGCACCCGGCGAGAGCGAATCCGGGAAGGCGGCTGGAGAATCTAATCCAGCAGCCTTCCTGACGCCAAAGGTGAGAGGGCGGGCGGCCCGCGAGGGCGGCCCGCATGGCAACGATTCTGACGGCGACGGTCCCGGCGAGCGGGGACCGAAGACAGGCCAGACTGGCGCGGAAACACACAATCCAGGCTAGGGCAGACGCCACCGGCGCCGCCGGGAACCCCTGTTCCCGCGGGCGCTGACGCCTTTTCCGCTGCCGGCGCGCGCGGCTGCCGGCAGCGCCGCAGGACCCGGCCCGCGAGGGCCGGGCGCACGATTTCAGGAGTGAGGAATGCCGAACAAGAATAACGCCTTCCGCAGCCGGCTCGACTTCTCCAAGATCCCGGCCACCATCCAGATCCCCAACCTCATCGAGGTGCAGAAGCGCTCCTACGACCGCTTCCTGCAGATGGACCGCCTGCCCAGCGAGCGCGACGATGCCGGGCTGCAGGCCGTCTTCCAGTCGGTCTTCCCCATCACCGACTTCCGCAACGTCTCGCAACTGGAGTTCGTCGACTACGCCATCGGCAACTGGGAGTGCAAGTGCGGCCACCTCAAGGGGCTGCACCACCTGCGCACCACCTGCCGGAACTGCGGCTCCACCGTCATCACCGATCCCTTCCACCCCGGCGACGTGCTGTGCTCGCGCTGCGGCACCTACAACGCCAAC
This window harbors:
- the rplL gene encoding 50S ribosomal protein L7/L12, whose product is MADLQQLEEQIVGLSLLDAAQLVKRLEERLGVSAAAAAPVVVAGGAAAAGAPAAEEKTEFTVVLKEVGANKINVIKAVREVTSLGLKEAKDLVDGAPKTVKEGVNKEEAENIKKKFAEAGATVEVK
- a CDS encoding DNA-directed RNA polymerase subunit beta; this encodes MPNKNNAFRSRLDFSKIPATIQIPNLIEVQKRSYDRFLQMDRLPSERDDAGLQAVFQSVFPITDFRNVSQLEFVDYAIGNWECKCGHLKGLHHLRTTCRNCGSTVITDPFHPGDVLCSRCGTYNANTPDFCNKCGDPVGLQLKYDVTECEERGMTYSAPLKVTIRLTIFEKDAETGNRSIRDIKEQEVFFGDVPLMTNNGTFIINGTERVIVSQLHRSPGVFFETANQRTYFLGKIIPYRGSWV